A stretch of the Photobacterium sp. CCB-ST2H9 genome encodes the following:
- a CDS encoding membrane-bound PQQ-dependent dehydrogenase, glucose/quinate/shikimate family: protein MGLVAILYSLIGLVLLGGGLWLISLGGSWYFALAGVVLLLVAAKIRTKRANAQILYGLFLLGSLIWALWESGYDWWPLASRLGLLLILGIPLLFSFRLMGRSRISRLTGYWWLVALVTLGSLFNDAHQLEGKLNTAPLVQNPALGTSPEADWFSYGRSNFGQRYSPLDQITPKNVNRLELAWQYETGDTKGKGDIGEFTYEATPLKIGNALYFCTPHNWLVALDADTGERRWVYNAKVGTESQRQHQTCRGVSYLPPAQGEPAIITASGSKKAETLASMDCDAQLFLPTSDAKLIALDPATGARCKGFAEDGVLDLLHNMPFPKSGYYYATSPPVVAKGVVVVAGAVNDNYDINSPSGVIRAYDVKSGALKWNWDAANPADTKPIAKDKLYATSSPNSWSIASADESLGLIYLPMGNRTPDQLGMYRTPDEEKYATSVVALNLETGKPVWVQQFVHHDLWDMDTPAQPSLVDIQTSQGLLPGLVVPTKQGDVYVLNRATGEPIYPITEVPAPQGTIAGDFASPTQPASALTFSPPPLEEKEMWGATVLDQLYCRIQFRSLRYEGRYTPPSEQGTIVFPGNFGVFNWGGIAVDPERQVMFGMPLYLAFTSTLIPKSTGNLGEVNVGEHGVNANEGAEYAVELKPFLSPLGVPCQQPPWGYVAGADLTQGKVIYQHKNGTIQDLTPLPLPVKMGVPGIGGPVITKGGVVFMAAAVDNYLRAYDLSDGEELWKARLPAGGQATPMTYLNSQGEQMVLIVAGGHGSIGTKLGDFVLAFQLKD, encoded by the coding sequence CTGTATGGCCTCTTTTTGCTGGGCTCGCTCATCTGGGCGTTATGGGAGTCCGGGTACGACTGGTGGCCCCTTGCCAGCCGGTTGGGTCTGCTCCTGATTCTGGGGATCCCGTTGCTGTTTTCTTTCAGGCTGATGGGGCGCTCCCGGATCAGCCGGCTGACCGGATACTGGTGGCTGGTTGCACTGGTCACCCTGGGCAGTCTTTTCAATGATGCGCATCAGCTGGAAGGAAAGCTGAATACGGCGCCGCTGGTACAAAACCCGGCACTCGGGACTTCCCCTGAAGCGGACTGGTTCAGTTATGGCCGCAGTAACTTTGGTCAGCGTTATTCACCGCTGGACCAGATCACCCCGAAAAATGTGAACCGGCTGGAGCTGGCCTGGCAGTATGAGACCGGAGATACCAAGGGGAAAGGCGATATCGGCGAGTTCACCTATGAAGCCACACCATTGAAGATTGGCAATGCCTTGTATTTCTGTACGCCCCATAACTGGCTGGTGGCACTGGATGCAGATACCGGCGAAAGACGCTGGGTGTATAACGCTAAAGTCGGTACCGAGAGCCAGAGACAGCATCAGACTTGCCGGGGTGTTTCCTATCTGCCGCCGGCACAGGGAGAGCCGGCTATCATCACGGCGTCAGGCTCGAAAAAGGCAGAGACGCTGGCCAGTATGGATTGTGATGCGCAGCTGTTTCTGCCGACATCCGATGCCAAATTAATTGCGCTGGATCCGGCAACCGGCGCTCGCTGCAAAGGTTTTGCGGAAGATGGTGTGCTTGACCTCCTTCACAATATGCCGTTTCCGAAATCTGGCTATTACTACGCGACGTCTCCGCCGGTGGTTGCGAAAGGGGTTGTGGTGGTCGCAGGTGCAGTAAATGATAACTATGACATCAATTCACCGTCAGGGGTGATCCGGGCCTATGACGTTAAATCCGGAGCGCTGAAGTGGAACTGGGACGCGGCAAATCCGGCCGACACCAAACCGATCGCCAAAGACAAGCTGTATGCCACCAGTTCTCCGAACAGCTGGTCGATTGCCAGTGCTGATGAAAGCCTGGGGCTGATTTACCTTCCGATGGGGAACCGTACCCCGGATCAATTGGGGATGTACCGGACTCCGGATGAAGAAAAATACGCGACTTCTGTGGTTGCGCTGAACCTGGAGACAGGTAAGCCGGTGTGGGTTCAGCAGTTCGTCCATCATGATTTGTGGGACATGGATACACCGGCACAACCCAGCCTGGTGGATATTCAGACCAGTCAGGGATTGCTCCCGGGGTTGGTTGTCCCAACAAAGCAAGGGGATGTTTATGTGCTGAACCGGGCGACGGGCGAGCCAATCTATCCAATTACTGAAGTCCCTGCGCCCCAGGGAACCATTGCGGGTGACTTTGCCTCGCCGACACAGCCTGCATCAGCGCTGACGTTCAGTCCGCCGCCGCTGGAAGAAAAAGAGATGTGGGGGGCGACTGTACTCGATCAGCTGTATTGCCGGATTCAGTTCCGAAGCTTGCGCTATGAAGGCCGTTATACACCGCCGTCGGAACAGGGCACCATAGTTTTTCCCGGTAATTTTGGCGTATTCAACTGGGGGGGAATTGCCGTGGATCCGGAACGGCAGGTGATGTTCGGTATGCCATTGTATCTGGCATTTACTTCGACGCTCATTCCGAAAAGTACCGGGAACCTGGGAGAAGTGAATGTCGGGGAACATGGGGTGAATGCGAATGAAGGTGCGGAATATGCGGTTGAACTGAAGCCGTTCCTGTCGCCGTTGGGTGTCCCCTGCCAGCAACCGCCCTGGGGCTATGTCGCCGGTGCGGATTTAACTCAGGGGAAAGTGATTTATCAGCATAAGAACGGAACGATTCAGGATCTGACCCCTTTGCCGTTGCCTGTGAAAATGGGGGTACCGGGTATCGGCGGCCCGGTGATTACCAAAGGCGGGGTTGTCTTTATGGCGGCCGCGGTCGATAACTACCTGCGGGCATACGACCTCAGTGACGGAGAGGAACTCTGGAAAGCACGTCTTCCTGCCGGCGGACAGGCGACACCGATGACTTATCTGAATAGTCAGGGGGAACAAATGGTGCTGATTGTCGCTGGTGGCCATGGTTCGATTGGCACCAAGCTTGGCGATTTTGTTCTGGCATTTCAGCTGAAGGACTGA
- a CDS encoding DUF1772 domain-containing protein: protein MSAEVGMTLAELSGALAAFSGSLFCGAACYISLVEHPARMECGTALAATEFPSSYRRAAKMQVSLALCSTLAAVTAAAAGASLLWLLGGAFIFAVIPFTFLMMMPINRQLRSSALNKDAASTYVLLDHWGKLHGMRAAMSVLACLVYFVLLILQA, encoded by the coding sequence ATGTCGGCAGAAGTGGGAATGACATTGGCTGAACTGTCGGGCGCCTTAGCAGCGTTCAGCGGCAGTCTGTTTTGTGGCGCGGCTTGCTATATCAGCCTTGTGGAACATCCGGCCCGAATGGAATGCGGTACGGCACTGGCTGCGACGGAATTTCCGTCCAGTTACCGGCGTGCGGCGAAGATGCAGGTCAGTCTTGCATTGTGTTCAACGCTGGCGGCCGTCACGGCCGCAGCAGCAGGAGCTTCATTGTTGTGGCTGTTGGGTGGTGCATTCATTTTTGCGGTCATTCCATTTACCTTTCTGATGATGATGCCCATCAACAGGCAACTCCGTTCTTCAGCGCTGAACAAAGACGCCGCGTCAACCTATGTCTTGCTGGACCATTGGGGAAAACTGCATGGCATGCGGGCAGCTATGAGTGTGCTGGCTTGTCTGGTGTATTTTGTGCTGCTGATATTACAGGCGTAA